In a genomic window of Sphingomonas lutea:
- a CDS encoding RsmB/NOP family class I SAM-dependent RNA methyltransferase: MTPAARLQATAEIIDEVIASARSDGPPADSIVTRYFKQRRYAGSKDRRAVRELVFRVIRLFGDMPANGRAAVLGLVAQEPELADLLGEPRGPEPRAPGEGAAEPRLVPAWLLDQFSPLITPEERPALLERAPLDLRVNAARAERNDLIAEFEGGTATRLSPWGIRLPADTRIDDQPAFASGLVEVQDEGSQLIALACAVGEGDRVVDLCAGAGGKALAIAAAAPSATILATDSNRARLSKLAPRADRAGAKIETRLLNPPNELAELEDWHAGADIVLVDAPCSGSGTWRRNPEGRWRLTPQRLDKVVATQAHLLDMAAELVRPGGSLIYAVCSILSREGAGQVDDFLIRHSSWHAQNIPIAAGRSDGAGRLLTPGHDATDGFFVARLERPC; this comes from the coding sequence ATGACGCCCGCGGCAAGGCTGCAGGCGACCGCTGAGATCATCGACGAGGTCATCGCCTCGGCGCGGTCCGATGGGCCGCCCGCGGATTCGATCGTCACGCGTTACTTCAAGCAGCGGCGCTACGCCGGATCGAAGGACCGGCGGGCGGTGCGCGAACTCGTATTCCGCGTCATCCGGCTGTTCGGCGACATGCCGGCTAATGGGCGTGCGGCGGTGCTGGGCCTGGTCGCGCAAGAGCCCGAGCTGGCGGACCTGCTCGGCGAGCCGCGCGGTCCCGAGCCGCGCGCGCCCGGCGAGGGTGCTGCCGAACCACGCCTCGTCCCCGCATGGCTGCTCGATCAATTCTCGCCCCTAATCACGCCGGAGGAGCGGCCCGCGCTTCTGGAGCGTGCGCCGCTCGATCTGCGGGTCAACGCCGCCCGCGCCGAGCGAAACGACCTGATCGCCGAATTCGAAGGCGGCACGGCGACGCGGCTTAGTCCGTGGGGAATCCGGCTGCCCGCCGATACGCGGATCGACGATCAACCCGCTTTTGCGAGTGGCTTGGTCGAGGTCCAGGACGAGGGCAGCCAGCTCATCGCGCTCGCCTGCGCGGTGGGGGAGGGGGATCGAGTCGTGGATCTGTGCGCGGGCGCTGGCGGGAAGGCGCTTGCGATCGCCGCTGCAGCACCCTCGGCGACGATCCTGGCGACCGACAGCAACCGCGCGCGTTTGTCGAAACTCGCGCCCCGCGCCGACCGCGCCGGAGCGAAGATCGAAACGCGGCTGCTCAACCCGCCCAACGAACTCGCCGAGCTGGAGGATTGGCACGCCGGCGCGGACATCGTCCTCGTCGACGCGCCCTGTTCGGGCAGCGGCACGTGGCGGCGCAATCCCGAAGGCCGCTGGCGGCTGACGCCGCAGCGCCTCGACAAGGTCGTGGCGACGCAGGCGCATCTGCTCGACATGGCGGCTGAGTTGGTGAGGCCCGGCGGCAGCCTGATCTATGCCGTCTGCTCGATCCTGTCCCGCGAAGGGGCAGGGCAGGTTGACGACTTCCTCATCCGCCATTCATCATGGCATGCACAAAACATCCCGATTGCCGCGGGACGGTCCGACGGGGCAGGTCGACTGCTCACGCCGGGGCACGATGCGACAGACGGCTTTTTCGTCGCGCGGCTGGAGCGTCCATGCTAG
- the guaB gene encoding IMP dehydrogenase, with amino-acid sequence MAVLNDTSDIPLGLTFDDVLLQPRESSVLPSQADTRTQLTRGIPLNIPILSSAMDTVTETDMAIALAQLGGIGVLHRNLTIEDQAAAVRAVKRFESGMVVNPITMTPEQSLAEALELMTTHRISGIPIVQRSGRLCGILTNRDVRFAENPNQPVSELMTKDNLATVPIGTTEAEARKILHQRRIEKLIVVDEANHCVGLITVKDIEKSVAAPLATKDAEGRLRVAAATTVGDAGFERSEALIDSGCDCIVIDTAHGHNTDVARSVERVKKLSNSVQVIAGNVATAEAARALADAGADAIKVGIGPGSICTTRIVAGVGVPQLTAIIEAAKGAGDVPVIADGGIRTSGDIAKALAAGASTVMVGSLLAGTEEAPGEIFLYQGRSYKSYRGMGSVGAMARGSADRYFQQDIRDHLKLVPEGIEGQVPYKGPARDIIHQLVGGVKAAMGYTGSQTLADLQSRARFVRITNAGLSESHVHDVAITREAPNYPTR; translated from the coding sequence ATGGCCGTCCTCAACGACACTTCCGACATCCCGCTGGGCCTGACCTTCGATGACGTGCTGCTGCAGCCGCGCGAATCCTCGGTGTTACCGAGCCAGGCCGATACCCGCACCCAACTGACCCGCGGAATCCCGCTCAACATCCCGATCCTGTCGTCGGCGATGGACACGGTGACCGAAACCGACATGGCGATCGCGCTGGCGCAGCTAGGCGGGATTGGCGTGCTCCACCGCAACCTGACGATCGAGGACCAGGCCGCCGCCGTGCGCGCCGTGAAGCGCTTCGAAAGCGGGATGGTGGTCAATCCCATCACCATGACGCCCGAGCAGTCGCTCGCCGAGGCGCTGGAGCTGATGACCACGCACCGCATCAGCGGCATCCCGATCGTGCAAAGGTCGGGCAGATTGTGCGGCATCCTCACCAACCGCGATGTCCGCTTCGCCGAGAATCCGAACCAGCCGGTCAGCGAGCTGATGACCAAGGACAATTTGGCGACCGTCCCGATCGGCACGACCGAGGCCGAGGCGCGCAAGATCCTCCATCAGCGGCGGATCGAAAAGCTCATCGTGGTCGACGAGGCCAACCATTGCGTTGGGCTCATCACCGTCAAGGACATTGAAAAGTCGGTGGCGGCGCCGCTTGCGACCAAGGATGCCGAAGGGCGGCTGCGCGTCGCGGCCGCCACCACGGTCGGTGACGCGGGTTTCGAACGGTCCGAAGCGCTGATCGATTCGGGCTGCGACTGCATCGTCATCGATACCGCGCACGGCCACAATACCGATGTCGCGCGCTCGGTCGAGCGGGTGAAGAAGCTGTCCAATTCGGTCCAGGTCATCGCCGGCAATGTCGCCACCGCCGAAGCGGCGCGGGCGCTGGCGGATGCGGGCGCGGACGCGATCAAGGTCGGGATCGGCCCGGGGTCGATCTGCACGACGCGGATCGTCGCCGGCGTCGGCGTGCCGCAGCTGACCGCGATCATCGAAGCGGCGAAGGGCGCCGGCGATGTGCCGGTGATCGCGGACGGCGGCATCCGCACCAGCGGCGATATCGCCAAGGCGCTTGCGGCGGGCGCCTCGACGGTGATGGTCGGGTCGCTGCTTGCGGGGACCGAGGAAGCGCCGGGCGAAATCTTCCTCTACCAGGGTCGCAGCTACAAATCCTACCGCGGCATGGGGTCGGTGGGCGCAATGGCGCGCGGATCGGCCGACCGTTATTTTCAGCAGGACATCCGCGACCATCTCAAGCTCGTTCCCGAAGGGATCGAGGGTCAGGTGCCGTACAAGGGGCCCGCGCGCGACATCATCCACCAACTCGTCGGCGGGGTGAAAGCGGCGATGGGCTACACCGGATCGCAGACTTTGGCCGACCTGCAGAGCCGCGCGCGCTTCGTGCGCATCACCAATGCGGGGCTGAGTGAAAGCCATGTCCATGACGTCGCGATCACCCGCGAGGCGCCAAACTATCCGACGCGCTAG
- a CDS encoding HpcH/HpaI aldolase/citrate lyase family protein — MSRAEGKSDISAAPDLFAVRSLLFLPASNPRAIVRARDSAADLVVLDLEDAVKPADKAAAREAAVAAVADAWPTPVAIRINGVGTEWHSLDVDAVAQSAADLFVVPRATSAHLVRNDQAAVGKPVLAMIETAAGVLGAAEIAQECAGLIAGTNDLRADLRLPLGADRAPICTALQMIVLAARAAGVPVFDGVFNQLKYGDGLAAECAHGRMLGFDGKSLIHPDQIAPCNAAFSPGPDEVERARQLIAAYDGGAQRHEDEMIERMHVDAARRVLARAGG; from the coding sequence ATGAGCAGAGCGGAAGGAAAAAGCGACATAAGCGCAGCGCCGGACCTGTTCGCCGTGCGATCGTTGCTGTTCCTTCCGGCGTCGAACCCGCGTGCGATCGTGCGGGCCCGCGACAGCGCCGCCGACCTTGTCGTGCTCGACCTTGAGGACGCCGTGAAGCCCGCCGACAAAGCGGCGGCTCGCGAGGCAGCGGTCGCGGCGGTAGCGGACGCTTGGCCAACGCCGGTCGCAATCCGCATCAACGGCGTGGGGACCGAATGGCACTCGCTCGATGTCGATGCAGTCGCCCAGTCGGCGGCGGATCTGTTCGTCGTGCCGCGGGCAACCTCGGCGCATCTTGTCCGCAACGATCAGGCGGCGGTGGGCAAGCCGGTCCTGGCGATGATTGAGACCGCGGCGGGGGTGCTCGGGGCGGCTGAGATCGCGCAGGAATGTGCGGGCCTGATTGCCGGCACCAACGATTTGCGCGCCGATCTGCGCCTGCCTCTGGGCGCAGACCGCGCGCCGATTTGCACCGCGCTGCAGATGATCGTCCTCGCCGCTCGCGCCGCCGGTGTTCCGGTGTTCGACGGGGTGTTCAATCAACTCAAGTATGGCGACGGGCTGGCAGCGGAATGCGCGCACGGTCGGATGCTCGGCTTCGACGGCAAGAGCCTCATCCACCCCGATCAGATCGCGCCCTGCAACGCCGCTTTCAGCCCTGGTCCGGATGAAGTCGAGCGCGCGCGCCAGCTGATCGCGGCCTACGATGGCGGCGCCCAGCGACATGAGGATGAGATGATCGAGCGGATGCATGTCGATGCGGCGCGGCGGGTTCTGGCGCGGGCAGGCGGCTAG
- a CDS encoding SPFH domain-containing protein, producing MLTEFMTALAILAALYVFMGVKIVRQGYQYTIEHFGRFVRVGQPGFNFVPPFFYRVGQRVNMMEQVLDIPGQEIITKDNAMVAVDGVVFFQVLDAPKAAYEVSDLYSAIMALSTTNLRTVMGSMDLDETLSKRDEINARLLVVVDQATESWGVKITRVELKDIRPPQDISNAMARQMKAEREKRAAILEAEGLRAAAILQAEGQKQSQILKAEGLKEAAFREAEAREREAEAEAKATTMVSDAIAGGNAQAINYFVAQKYVEAVAEFARSPNAKTILFPVEATQLIGTLGGIGELAKEIVGDRAAPPERPAKPKSTPTTSGVPRIEG from the coding sequence ATGCTGACGGAATTCATGACAGCGCTGGCGATCCTCGCCGCATTGTACGTCTTCATGGGCGTGAAGATCGTCCGCCAGGGCTACCAATATACGATCGAGCATTTCGGCCGCTTCGTGCGCGTCGGCCAGCCCGGCTTCAACTTCGTGCCGCCGTTTTTTTATCGCGTCGGCCAGCGCGTGAACATGATGGAGCAAGTGCTCGACATCCCGGGGCAGGAGATCATCACCAAGGACAACGCCATGGTCGCGGTCGATGGCGTGGTCTTCTTCCAGGTGCTCGACGCGCCCAAGGCCGCCTATGAAGTCAGCGATCTTTATTCGGCGATCATGGCGCTTTCGACCACCAATCTGCGCACGGTCATGGGTTCGATGGATCTCGACGAGACATTGTCCAAGCGCGACGAGATCAACGCCCGTTTGCTCGTCGTCGTTGACCAGGCGACCGAATCCTGGGGCGTGAAGATTACCCGCGTCGAATTGAAGGACATCCGACCGCCGCAGGACATTTCGAATGCGATGGCGCGGCAGATGAAGGCCGAGCGCGAAAAGCGCGCCGCGATCCTTGAAGCCGAGGGCCTCCGCGCCGCCGCCATCCTCCAGGCCGAAGGGCAGAAGCAGAGCCAAATCCTCAAGGCGGAGGGCCTCAAGGAAGCCGCCTTCCGCGAGGCCGAGGCGCGCGAGCGCGAGGCCGAGGCCGAAGCCAAGGCGACGACCATGGTGTCCGACGCGATTGCCGGCGGCAACGCGCAGGCGATCAACTATTTCGTCGCGCAGAAATATGTCGAAGCGGTGGCCGAGTTCGCCCGCTCGCCCAACGCCAAGACCATCCTCTTCCCGGTCGAGGCAACACAGCTCATCGGCACGCTTGGCGGCATCGGGGAACTGGCCAAGGAGATCGTGGGCGACCGCGCCGCCCCGCCCGAGCGCCCCGCCAAGCCTAAGTCCACGCCCACCACCAGCGGCGTGCCGAGGATCGAGGGCTGA
- a CDS encoding NfeD family protein — protein MLDDIDPGWLWMIGGVLLLIAEVLAPGVFLVFLGIAAIAAGLFTILFDLGLPAQLALFALYAVVAVTVGRRVYAHRNVDSSDPLLNDRVARLLGKVVIVVEAVDDRGGRVRVGDSEWSARGGPAAPGDQVRIIGIDGNCLKVEADRTLPPPA, from the coding sequence ATGCTCGACGACATTGATCCCGGCTGGCTGTGGATGATCGGCGGCGTCCTGCTGCTGATCGCGGAAGTGCTGGCGCCGGGCGTCTTCCTGGTCTTCCTCGGCATCGCTGCAATCGCCGCCGGCCTCTTCACCATCCTGTTCGACCTTGGGCTGCCAGCACAGCTTGCCTTGTTCGCACTGTACGCCGTGGTCGCCGTCACCGTCGGCCGCCGAGTCTATGCGCATCGCAACGTCGACAGCTCGGATCCCCTGCTCAACGATCGCGTCGCGCGGCTGCTCGGGAAGGTCGTCATCGTTGTCGAAGCCGTCGACGACCGGGGTGGCCGCGTACGCGTCGGCGACAGTGAGTGGAGCGCGCGGGGCGGGCCAGCCGCGCCGGGCGACCAGGTCCGCATTATCGGCATTGACGGAAATTGCCTGAAAGTCGAAGCCGACCGCACCCTTCCTCCTCCTGCGTAA